The region GACCTATTTCTCACAGTTCATAATAGTAACTACCGATATCCTTTTCATAAgtataatctatattattatatgaatttcaaTAGGTATaatctatttctttatatttgaATAGAACATCAGCCCTGGAGTAGTGTCGACAGATATGCAGAGACATGTCTTCCAAAAACTTGGTAATGCTCCTGTCAACAGGCCAATGTTATGTGCAAGTGACATAGCTGACGCAGTGCTATACGTGTTAGGAACTCCACCAGTAGTAGAAGTAAATAcgaatataagaaatattatgcCCAAAAAGTAGCTACAAAATGTCAGCTGTTTAGTGTATCGTTTGCTTTAAAACTTATATAGTTTCCTTTGTGATAATTAACGTTTGGTTTagcatttattgataaatacaaaatacttgATGTTagagtagaaaataaataataatctatattcTTTGCAGGTTAACGATATTTTGATATCGCCGATGCATCAAGATAAGATGTTGGATAAACTTTCTACAAAATAGGAAATCTACGGAAATAGAAGTGTCATTTAACGTGATTTCGTACTAACCGTTCTGCTTGCAATTTCGTCAATTCAACGAGTTGAATTCAATTCGATAACATGTGCTAATCTGTTTTAATCTGAGCAAAAACAATTTCGCGATactatatttgaataaactgCAAGTCGTGTAAATACAAAGTGTAGTGTATCATTTTCTCGACAGATATCCTAAACGTGTAATCAAGAACTGAATACGGATATTCTGTTGTCGCAAATTAGTTCCATATcgattctttatattttcatcgGGTAATTGACGTAGGCACAGTAATTTAAAAGTCGTCCTCTGGTACAAACTACAACGTCGGCAgagtttataatttaaatatctgtgTACCAGCAATCATTTGTACTTTCCACGTTTAGTGTTCAGATG is a window of Augochlora pura isolate Apur16 unplaced genomic scaffold, APUR_v2.2.1 APUR_unplaced_1328, whole genome shotgun sequence DNA encoding:
- the LOC144477470 gene encoding farnesol dehydrogenase-like → MKKRGVDGHIVNISSMIGHNAEIVKVPMGMYAASKYALTALATELRHEIAIDELNVKITNISPGVVSTDMQRHVFQKLGNAPVNRPMLCASDIADAVLYVLGTPPVVEVNDILISPMHQDKMLDKLSTK